The proteins below are encoded in one region of Bacillus vallismortis:
- a CDS encoding TetR/AcrR family transcriptional regulator, whose product MSIDRKKLILEAATKSFTQFGYKATTMDLVAKLANVGKGTIYTFFKNKEELFDEIFTTLLKEMKQKADEAMEPDLPFHENVHRALFAILEFRKTHQLTIKIFQENAEIGTMAVQDVIQKMERGILSYMKDKIENGIKSGAIKPCDPELTAFVMLKLYIALIFDWEKQHPPLDKQTIAELLELYVVKGLSAN is encoded by the coding sequence ATGTCAATAGATCGAAAAAAGCTCATTTTAGAGGCTGCCACAAAGTCTTTCACGCAGTTCGGTTATAAAGCGACGACAATGGACCTAGTGGCAAAGCTTGCGAATGTGGGGAAGGGAACCATTTATACCTTTTTCAAAAACAAAGAAGAGCTGTTTGACGAGATTTTCACAACTTTATTGAAGGAAATGAAGCAGAAAGCGGACGAAGCGATGGAGCCGGATCTTCCGTTCCATGAAAATGTGCACAGAGCGCTGTTTGCTATTCTTGAATTCAGGAAAACACATCAGCTGACGATCAAGATTTTCCAAGAAAACGCTGAAATTGGTACAATGGCCGTTCAGGATGTAATCCAAAAAATGGAGCGGGGTATTCTCTCTTATATGAAAGATAAGATAGAAAACGGGATCAAAAGCGGTGCAATCAAGCCATGCGACCCTGAGCTGACAGCTTTCGTGATGCTGAAGCTTTATATCGCACTCATTTTTGATTGGGAAAAACAACATCCCCCGCTTGATAAACAGACAATTGCGGAACTGCTTGAATTGTATGTTGTGAAAGGATTGTCAGCCAACTAG
- the hemY gene encoding protoporphyrinogen oxidase: MSDGKKHVVIIGGGITGLAAAFYMEKEIKEKDLPIELTLVEASPRVGGKIQTVNKDGYIIERGPDSFLERKKSAPQLVKDLGLEHLLVNNATGQSYVLVNRTLHPMPKGAVMGIPTKIAPFVSTGLFSVSGKARAAMDFILPASKSKDDQSLGEFFRRRVGDEVVENLIEPLLSGIYAGDIDKLSLMSTFPQFYETEQKHRSLILGMKKTRPQGSGQQLTAKKQGQFQTLSTGLQTLVEEIEKQLKLTKIVKGTKVMKIGRGGTGYSLELDNGVTLDAESVIVTAPHKAAAGMLSELSSISNLKHMHSTSVANVALGFPEGAVQMEHEGTGFVISRNSDFAITACTWTNKKWPHAAPEGKTLLRAYVGKAGDESIVDLSDTDIINIVLEDLKKVMNINGEPEMTCVTRWHESMPQYHVGHKQRIKELREELATAYPGVYMTGASFEGVGIPDCIDQGKAAVSDALTYLFS, translated from the coding sequence ATGAGTGACGGCAAAAAACATGTAGTCATCATCGGCGGCGGCATTACCGGTTTAGCCGCCGCCTTCTATATGGAAAAAGAAATCAAAGAAAAAGATCTGCCGATTGAGCTGACGCTTGTTGAGGCGAGTCCGAGAGTCGGCGGGAAAATCCAGACTGTCAACAAAGACGGCTATATCATCGAACGAGGGCCTGACTCATTTCTGGAACGAAAGAAAAGCGCTCCGCAGCTTGTCAAAGATCTAGGGCTTGAACATTTGCTTGTCAACAATGCAACCGGACAATCCTATGTGCTTGTAAACCGCACCCTGCATCCGATGCCGAAGGGCGCCGTGATGGGGATACCGACAAAAATCGCGCCGTTCGTTTCAACCGGCCTGTTTTCTGTGTCTGGGAAGGCAAGAGCCGCGATGGATTTCATCTTGCCCGCCAGCAAATCAAAAGACGACCAGTCATTGGGAGAATTTTTCCGCAGACGTGTTGGGGATGAAGTGGTAGAGAATTTAATTGAGCCGCTTCTATCAGGCATCTATGCAGGCGACATTGATAAGCTCAGCCTGATGTCGACATTCCCGCAATTTTACGAGACGGAACAAAAGCACAGAAGCTTGATTCTCGGCATGAAAAAAACACGTCCTCAGGGCTCCGGCCAGCAGCTGACGGCTAAAAAACAAGGGCAGTTTCAAACCCTGTCAACCGGTTTGCAGACCCTTGTCGAAGAGATCGAAAAGCAATTAAAGCTGACGAAGATAGTCAAAGGCACAAAAGTGATGAAGATCGGCCGCGGCGGCACTGGCTACTCGCTCGAGCTGGATAACGGCGTCACACTTGATGCTGAATCAGTGATTGTGACTGCTCCGCATAAAGCGGCTGCAGGAATGCTTTCAGAGCTTTCTTCTATTTCCAATTTGAAACATATGCACTCCACATCCGTGGCAAATGTCGCCTTGGGCTTCCCTGAAGGCGCCGTCCAAATGGAGCATGAGGGTACGGGCTTTGTGATTTCAAGAAACAGTGATTTCGCGATCACAGCCTGTACGTGGACGAACAAAAAATGGCCGCACGCAGCGCCGGAAGGCAAAACGCTGCTTCGGGCCTATGTGGGGAAAGCCGGGGACGAATCCATTGTTGATCTCTCGGATACCGACATTATCAACATTGTGTTAGAAGACTTAAAGAAAGTCATGAACATAAATGGGGAGCCGGAAATGACATGTGTCACCCGCTGGCATGAAAGCATGCCGCAGTACCATGTCGGCCATAAACAGCGCATCAAAGAGCTTCGCGAAGAACTGGCCACCGCATATCCGGGTGTCTATATGACAGGTGCTTCTTTTGAAGGTGTCGGAATACCAGACTGCATCGATCAAGGAAAAGCCGCCGTGTCTGACGCGCTCACCTATTTATTCAGCTAA